One Orrella dioscoreae genomic window carries:
- the rnc gene encoding ribonuclease III, with protein MSLATLANRLDYQFADAGLLEQALTHRSHGARHNERLEFLGDSVLNFVVAAMLFERYARIDEGDLSRLRANLVKQASLADIAQKLDLSQYLRLGEGELKSGGFRRPSILADTLEAIFGAVFLDGGFDQARRVIVRQYQPILANVDPQTLGKDAKTLLQEFLQGRKMALPIYTVIATHGAAHSQQFEVECAIPAFEIKVVAPGSSRRAAEQSAAKLALEAAEAASPTPLKRRAGKARKTTQLTLPVAVAQDTK; from the coding sequence ATGTCGCTTGCAACGCTTGCAAACCGCCTGGACTACCAATTCGCCGATGCCGGCCTGCTCGAGCAGGCGCTCACGCATCGCAGCCACGGCGCGCGACACAACGAGCGGCTGGAATTCCTGGGTGATTCGGTCCTGAACTTCGTCGTGGCTGCCATGCTCTTCGAGCGCTATGCCCGCATCGATGAAGGCGACCTGTCGCGCCTGCGCGCCAATCTGGTCAAGCAGGCTTCCCTGGCGGACATCGCCCAGAAGCTGGACCTGTCCCAATACCTGCGCCTGGGCGAGGGCGAGCTGAAAAGCGGCGGATTCCGTCGGCCCTCCATCCTCGCCGACACCCTCGAGGCCATTTTCGGCGCGGTGTTCCTGGATGGCGGTTTCGACCAGGCCCGCCGCGTCATCGTGCGCCAATACCAGCCCATCCTGGCCAACGTCGATCCGCAGACCCTGGGCAAGGACGCCAAGACCTTGCTGCAGGAGTTCCTGCAGGGGCGCAAGATGGCCTTGCCCATCTATACCGTCATTGCCACGCACGGCGCGGCGCACAGCCAGCAATTCGAGGTCGAGTGCGCCATTCCCGCATTCGAGATCAAGGTCGTGGCGCCCGGCAGCAGCCGCCGCGCGGCCGAGCAGTCCGCCGCCAAGCTGGCGCTGGAGGCTGCCGAGGCCGCCAGCCCCACTCCCCTGAAGCGCCGCGCCGGCAAGGCGCGCAAGACCACGCAACTGACCCTGCCCGTGGCAGTGGCGCAAGACACCAAATGA
- the recO gene encoding DNA repair protein RecO translates to MSRRGARVQDAAGYMLHATPWRETSLVVQAFSREHGCVALVAKGAKRPYSTLRPVLNAFQPLLLSWTGMGEVKTLTRAESAGIHALAGGALMSAWYMNELLLRLLPREDPHPVLYDAYVEALRQLAGGQRAAAALRRFEWMLLRETGYGVDEEEPDFGDAQREPALRASLRERLADQLAGRPLATRRVLMELQRL, encoded by the coding sequence ATGAGTAGACGCGGCGCGCGCGTCCAGGACGCCGCCGGTTACATGCTGCACGCCACCCCGTGGCGAGAAACCTCCCTGGTGGTCCAGGCCTTTTCCCGTGAACACGGTTGCGTGGCCTTGGTCGCCAAGGGCGCGAAGCGCCCTTATTCCACCTTGCGCCCCGTCTTGAACGCTTTCCAGCCCTTGCTGCTGTCGTGGACGGGCATGGGCGAGGTCAAGACGCTGACGCGCGCGGAAAGCGCCGGCATTCATGCGCTGGCAGGCGGCGCGTTGATGTCGGCCTGGTACATGAATGAACTGCTGCTGCGGCTCCTGCCGCGCGAAGATCCCCATCCCGTGCTGTACGACGCCTATGTCGAGGCCTTGCGCCAGCTGGCGGGTGGCCAGCGCGCGGCGGCGGCCCTGCGTCGCTTTGAATGGATGCTGCTGCGCGAGACGGGCTATGGCGTGGACGAGGAAGAGCCAGATTTCGGCGACGCCCAGCGCGAACCTGCCCTGCGCGCCAGCCTGCGGGAGCGTCTGGCCGACCAACTGGCCGGCAGGCCGCTGGCGACGCGGCGGGTGCTGATGGAATTGCAGCGCCTGTAG
- the lepB gene encoding signal peptidase I, producing MSWNFALILFLLLVLTGGIWLVDRIWLRSRRRARIAEAVARADLETAGASSEHVAERRQQAAQEAGRMSWWLEYAVSFFPVILFVFLLRSFVVEPFRIPSGSMLPTLESGDLILVNKFSYGIRLPVLDRKVIDTGSPKRGDIMVFRYPVEPQVDYVKRVIGLPGDQIAYLDKKLYLNGQEVARARDGDYFEPDRVSYTAKFDEKIGDVEHKILVDERSFQDIGPTWTYPNRQNCQYERNGIRCTVPEGQYFVMGDNRDNSLDSRYWGFVPDANIVGKTFMIWMNFGDLGRIGRVH from the coding sequence ATGAGTTGGAATTTCGCCCTGATCCTTTTCCTGCTGCTGGTGTTGACCGGCGGCATCTGGTTGGTGGATCGTATCTGGCTGCGTTCGCGCCGCCGTGCCCGCATCGCCGAGGCGGTTGCCCGGGCCGACCTGGAAACCGCGGGCGCCAGCTCCGAGCATGTCGCCGAGCGGCGCCAGCAGGCTGCCCAGGAGGCGGGGCGCATGTCCTGGTGGCTGGAATACGCGGTCAGCTTCTTCCCGGTGATCCTGTTCGTGTTCCTGCTGCGCTCCTTCGTGGTGGAGCCGTTCCGCATCCCCTCGGGATCGATGCTGCCCACGCTTGAGTCCGGCGACCTGATCCTGGTCAACAAGTTCAGCTACGGCATTCGCCTGCCGGTCCTGGATCGCAAGGTCATCGATACCGGCAGTCCGAAGCGGGGCGACATCATGGTCTTCCGTTACCCCGTGGAGCCGCAGGTGGATTACGTCAAGCGCGTGATCGGCCTGCCCGGCGACCAGATCGCCTACCTGGACAAGAAGCTCTACCTGAACGGCCAGGAAGTGGCCCGTGCGCGCGACGGCGACTACTTCGAACCGGATCGGGTGTCCTACACCGCGAAATTTGATGAAAAAATCGGCGACGTTGAGCACAAGATCCTGGTGGATGAGCGCTCTTTCCAGGATATCGGCCCCACCTGGACGTATCCCAACCGTCAGAACTGCCAGTATGAACGCAATGGAATCCGTTGTACCGTGCCGGAAGGCCAGTACTTCGTGATGGGCGATAATCGGGACAACAGCCTTGATAGCCGGTACTGGGGATTCGTGCCCGATGCCAACATCGTGGGCAAGACCTTCATGATCTGGATGAATTTCGGCGACCTGGGCCGCATAGGCAGGGTTCATTGA
- a CDS encoding Bax inhibitor-1/YccA family protein, with protein sequence MNDFRQSPLARTGPYTGAAGEVVRNRVLRNTYWLLALSLIPTVLGAAVGLYTGLNQVMALSPGLSTILFLAGAFGLMYLIQRNRDSSVGVALLLAFTFFMGIMLSRLLGFVLGMSNGSQLIMTAFGGTAVVFASMATLASTIKRDLSGMQKWLFIGAVVILVAALANIFLQLPALMLTVSVLAVVIFSAFILVDMQRVINGGETNYVSATLSIYLSVYNVFANLLMLLGIFGGDRE encoded by the coding sequence ATGAACGATTTTCGTCAATCGCCCCTGGCCCGCACCGGCCCCTATACCGGCGCTGCGGGCGAAGTCGTGCGCAACCGCGTGTTGCGCAACACCTACTGGCTGCTGGCCCTGTCGCTGATCCCGACGGTGCTGGGCGCCGCCGTGGGCCTCTACACCGGCCTGAACCAGGTCATGGCGCTGAGCCCCGGCCTCAGCACCATCCTGTTCCTGGCTGGCGCATTCGGCCTCATGTACCTGATCCAGCGCAATCGCGACAGCTCGGTTGGCGTAGCGCTGCTGCTGGCCTTCACGTTCTTCATGGGCATCATGCTGTCGCGCCTGCTGGGCTTCGTGCTCGGCATGTCCAATGGCTCGCAACTGATCATGACGGCCTTCGGCGGCACGGCAGTGGTCTTCGCCAGCATGGCCACCCTGGCCTCCACCATCAAGCGTGACCTGTCGGGCATGCAGAAGTGGCTCTTCATCGGCGCCGTCGTCATCCTGGTCGCCGCGCTGGCCAACATCTTCCTGCAACTGCCCGCGCTCATGCTGACCGTGTCGGTGCTGGCGGTCGTCATCTTCTCGGCCTTCATACTGGTGGATATGCAGCGCGTCATCAACGGCGGAGAAACCAACTACGTTTCGGCCACGCTGTCCATCTACCTGAGCGTCTACAACGTCTTCGCCAACCTGCTGATGCTGCTGGGCATCTTCGGCGGCGACCGCGAATAA
- the lepA gene encoding translation elongation factor 4, with protein MQHIRNFSIIAHIDHGKSTLADRLIQRCGGLADREMSAQVLDSMEIERERGITIKAQTAALQYKAADGKVYALNLIDTPGHVDFSYEVSRSLSACEGALLVVDASQGVEAQTVANCYTAIELGVEVVPVLNKMDLPQANPDGARQEIEDVIGIDATDAVQASAKTGMGIDEILETVVARVPPPKGDPDAPLQALIIDSWFDNYVGVVMLVRIVNGVVKPKDKLLFMASQATHLCEQIGVFTPKSQPRPQLSAGDVGFIIAGIKDLAHAKVGDTITLAGKAATEPLPGFKEVQPQVFAGLYPVESSEYDQLRDSLEKLKLNDAALMFEPEVSQALGFGFRCGFLGLLHMEIVQERLEREFDMDIITTAPSVVYEVQQRDGSVITVESPSRMPEVGHIMDIREPIVKVTLFMPQEYVGPVMTLCNNKRGAQINMSYHGRQVHLVYEIPLAEIVLDFFDKLKSVSRGYASMDYEFLEYRSADVVRVDLLINSDRVDALAMIVHRSNARYRGREVVSRMRELIPRQMYDVAIQAAIGAEVIARENVKALRKNVLAKCYGGDISRKKKLLEKQKAGKKRMKQVGSVEIPQEAFLAILQVEDK; from the coding sequence ATGCAGCACATCCGCAATTTCTCGATCATTGCCCACATCGACCACGGCAAATCCACGCTCGCCGACCGTCTCATCCAGCGTTGCGGCGGCCTGGCCGACCGCGAAATGTCCGCGCAGGTGCTGGACTCCATGGAAATCGAGCGTGAACGGGGCATCACGATCAAGGCCCAGACCGCCGCGCTGCAATACAAGGCAGCCGACGGCAAGGTCTATGCGCTGAACCTCATCGACACGCCGGGACACGTCGACTTCTCCTATGAAGTCAGCCGCTCGCTGTCCGCCTGCGAAGGCGCGCTGCTGGTGGTCGATGCCTCGCAGGGCGTGGAAGCCCAGACCGTGGCCAACTGCTATACCGCCATCGAGCTGGGCGTGGAAGTGGTGCCCGTGCTGAACAAGATGGACCTGCCCCAGGCGAATCCCGACGGCGCGCGCCAGGAGATCGAGGACGTCATCGGCATCGATGCCACCGACGCGGTCCAGGCCAGCGCGAAGACGGGCATGGGCATCGACGAGATCCTGGAAACCGTGGTTGCGCGCGTGCCGCCGCCCAAGGGCGATCCGGACGCGCCGCTGCAGGCGCTCATCATCGATTCGTGGTTCGACAACTACGTGGGCGTGGTCATGCTGGTGCGCATCGTCAACGGCGTGGTCAAGCCCAAGGACAAGCTGCTCTTCATGGCCTCGCAGGCCACGCACCTGTGCGAACAGATCGGCGTCTTCACGCCCAAGTCGCAGCCTCGTCCGCAACTGTCGGCCGGCGACGTGGGCTTCATCATCGCGGGCATCAAGGACCTGGCGCACGCCAAGGTGGGCGACACGATCACGCTGGCCGGCAAGGCCGCGACCGAACCGCTGCCCGGCTTCAAGGAAGTCCAGCCCCAGGTGTTCGCGGGCCTGTATCCGGTGGAAAGCAGCGAATACGACCAGCTGCGCGACTCGCTGGAAAAGCTCAAGCTCAACGATGCCGCGCTGATGTTCGAACCCGAGGTGTCGCAGGCGCTGGGCTTCGGTTTCCGCTGCGGCTTCCTGGGCCTGCTGCACATGGAAATCGTGCAGGAACGCCTCGAGCGCGAGTTCGACATGGACATCATCACCACCGCGCCGTCGGTGGTGTACGAGGTCCAGCAGCGCGATGGCTCGGTGATCACGGTGGAAAGCCCCTCGCGCATGCCCGAGGTCGGCCACATCATGGACATCCGTGAGCCGATCGTGAAGGTCACGCTGTTCATGCCCCAGGAATACGTGGGGCCGGTCATGACGCTGTGCAACAACAAGCGCGGCGCCCAGATCAACATGAGCTACCACGGCCGCCAGGTGCACCTGGTCTATGAAATCCCGCTGGCCGAGATCGTGCTCGACTTCTTCGACAAGCTGAAGTCGGTGTCGCGCGGCTATGCCTCGATGGACTACGAGTTCCTGGAATACCGTTCGGCCGACGTGGTGCGCGTGGACCTGCTCATCAACAGCGACCGCGTCGATGCGCTGGCCATGATCGTCCACCGCAGCAATGCCCGCTACCGCGGCCGCGAAGTGGTCTCGCGCATGCGCGAGCTGATCCCGCGCCAGATGTACGACGTGGCCATCCAGGCCGCCATCGGCGCCGAGGTCATCGCCCGCGAGAACGTCAAGGCCCTGCGCAAGAACGTGCTGGCCAAGTGCTATGGCGGCGACATCAGCCGCAAGAAGAAGCTGCTGGAAAAGCAGAAGGCCGGCAAGAAGCGCATGAAGCAGGTCGGCAGCGTGGAGATCCCGCAAGAGGCCTTCCTGGCCATCCTGCAGGTTGAAGACAAGTAA
- a CDS encoding aldo/keto reductase: MTVSPASVVLPDGRSVCALGQGTWFMGESPDRAQDEIRSLQAGLDAGLALIDTAEMYADGGAEEIVGRAIAGRRDEVFLVSKVLPEHASRHGTAAACEDSLRRLKTDTLDLYLLHWRGRHRLSDTVEAMEALQREGKIRAWGVSNLDMNDMQELLGVPGGSQVQVNQVLYNLGRRGIEFDLQPWCAQRGVAIMAYSPLEQGRLLDSPALNTVAQRHGVTPAAVALAWTMRLPGVISIPKTASLARLRDNLASLTLTLSPEDLGTLDAAFPAPTRSQPLEIL; the protein is encoded by the coding sequence ATGACCGTCAGCCCTGCTTCCGTGGTCCTGCCCGATGGCCGCAGCGTGTGTGCGCTCGGCCAGGGAACGTGGTTCATGGGAGAGTCGCCGGACCGCGCGCAGGATGAAATCCGCAGCCTGCAAGCCGGGCTGGATGCGGGCCTGGCCCTGATCGACACGGCCGAGATGTACGCCGATGGCGGGGCCGAGGAAATCGTGGGGCGGGCCATCGCCGGCCGCCGCGACGAGGTCTTTCTCGTCAGCAAGGTGTTGCCCGAGCATGCCTCGCGCCACGGCACCGCGGCCGCCTGCGAGGACAGCCTGCGGCGCCTGAAGACCGATACGCTGGATCTGTACCTGCTGCACTGGCGCGGCCGCCATCGCCTGAGCGACACGGTCGAGGCAATGGAGGCGCTGCAGCGCGAGGGCAAGATCCGCGCCTGGGGCGTCAGCAACCTCGACATGAACGACATGCAGGAACTGCTGGGCGTGCCGGGCGGCAGCCAGGTGCAGGTGAACCAGGTGCTCTACAACCTGGGCCGGCGCGGCATCGAATTCGACCTCCAGCCCTGGTGCGCCCAACGCGGCGTGGCGATCATGGCGTATTCGCCGCTGGAACAGGGGCGGCTGCTGGACTCGCCAGCCTTGAACACTGTGGCGCAACGCCATGGCGTGACGCCTGCCGCCGTGGCGCTGGCCTGGACGATGCGCCTGCCCGGCGTGATCTCGATTCCCAAGACGGCATCCCTTGCCCGCCTGCGGGACAACCTGGCCAGCCTGACCCTGACGCTGAGCCCGGAAGACCTGGGCACGCTGGACGCGGCCTTCCCCGCCCCCACGCGCAGCCAGCCGCTGGAAATACTGTAG
- the era gene encoding GTPase Era, with amino-acid sequence MTQDFRCGFVAIVGRPNVGKSTLTNALVGTKLSIVSRKAQTTRHRIQGVLTRDTEQFVFVDTPGFQTRHGGAMNRMMNRVVTQALADVDVVVHVVEAGKWSEGDAKLLPLLPAPERTILAVNKVDLLKQRNDLFAYVSRIMALHPFAAVVPVSAAKDKQLDVLLGEIAQRLPVGEAMFEADTLTDRPMRFIAAELIREKIFRLVGDELPYGSTVVIEQWDETEQGARIAACVVVERDSHKPILLGTGGMHMKRIATEARQDIAKLLDKPVHLEVYIKVRKGWSDRESALRDLGYE; translated from the coding sequence ATGACCCAGGATTTCCGCTGCGGCTTCGTCGCCATCGTCGGCCGACCCAACGTCGGCAAGTCCACGCTGACCAACGCGCTGGTCGGCACCAAGCTTTCCATCGTGTCGCGCAAGGCGCAGACCACGCGCCATCGCATCCAGGGCGTGCTCACCCGCGACACCGAGCAATTCGTCTTCGTCGACACGCCGGGCTTCCAGACCCGCCATGGCGGCGCCATGAACCGCATGATGAACCGCGTCGTCACGCAGGCGTTGGCCGACGTCGACGTGGTGGTGCACGTGGTCGAGGCCGGCAAGTGGTCCGAGGGCGACGCGAAGCTGCTGCCCTTGCTGCCCGCGCCCGAGCGCACCATCCTTGCGGTGAACAAGGTCGACCTGCTGAAGCAGCGCAACGACCTGTTCGCCTACGTTTCCAGGATCATGGCGCTGCATCCCTTTGCCGCCGTGGTGCCCGTCAGCGCGGCCAAGGACAAGCAGCTGGACGTGCTGCTGGGCGAAATTGCCCAGCGCCTGCCCGTCGGCGAAGCCATGTTCGAGGCCGACACGCTGACCGACAGGCCGATGCGTTTCATCGCCGCCGAGTTGATCCGCGAGAAGATCTTCCGCCTGGTCGGCGACGAACTGCCCTACGGCAGCACCGTGGTGATCGAGCAATGGGATGAAACCGAGCAGGGCGCCCGCATCGCGGCCTGCGTGGTGGTCGAGCGCGACAGCCACAAGCCCATTTTGCTGGGCACCGGCGGCATGCACATGAAGCGCATCGCCACCGAGGCTCGCCAGGACATCGCCAAGCTGCTGGACAAGCCCGTGCACCTGGAGGTCTACATCAAGGTGCGCAAGGGCTGGTCCGACCGCGAGAGCGCGCTGCGCGACCTGGGCTATGAGTAG